CTCTCCAATGCAATTAAGTTTACGCGTAGAGGCAGTATTACATTACATTTGTTTGAAGAAAATGGATCGCTGTGTTTTTCGGTGAGCGATACGGGAAAAGGAATTGCAAAAAGCGATTTGGAAAAGATATTTCAGGAATTTACGCGTTTGCCCGGAGCTCAGGGTGAAGAAGGCTTCGGCCTGGGACTTACAATTACCCGCCAGCTGGTGAATTTACTAAGTGGAGAGATAATCGTGGGAAGCGAAGAGGGCGTCGGAAGTAATTTTACGGTTCGTTTGCCTTTAGTACCGGTAGAGACAACAAGCTTGAAAAAATCGGGAAAGACTTTAATGCTGGAGAATGTTCGCATCCTTTGTATAGATGATGATAAATTGCAATTGGAGATGGTAAAAGCTATGTTGGAACAAGAAGGGGGAAACGTTACGATCTGTAATAAAGTTGACGATTTATTATTATCATTAGAAAGAGGAGTATTCGATCTGATAATGACTGATCTGCAAATGCCTGAAATAAACGGTTTTGACCTGTTGTCGAAATTACGTAAATCTGGTTTACCGACTGGTGACACCATTCCTGTAATAGCCGTTACTGCAAGGAGTGATGCGAATGAACGGCATTTGCAAGAACGGGGATTTGCCGGTTGTCTTCATAAGCCTTTTTCTACAAAGGAGCTGATAGGAGCCGTTTTATCGGCTCTTGACAAATCGATGATAGACCGCGGAATCGAAGAGGACTTTGAACAGCGAAGCGACTGGCAGGGAGAATATGATTTTGACTCTCTCACTGCTTTTGCTGGTGACGATCGAACGGCCTGTGCCGAGATATTAGCTACATTTTTAGCCGAAACATCCGGAAATATAGAAAAAATGGAGCAAGCTTTTGAAGCTCATGATATGCGGGCTATAGCTGGAATGGCGCATAAGTTATTACCGCTTTTTACAATGATTAAAGCTTTAAGGGCTATTCCGGCTTTGAGCTGGCTGGAGCAGAGAAGAGACAAGGAGTATATTGAAGAGGTGTCCGGTAAAGTATCTATTGTGATCACTGAAGCCCGGCGGATAGTGGAAGAACTTCAAAAAAATAAGGAGATAAAGGAATGAATAAGATATTGATCGTAGAAGATGATATTACATATGCGAAGATGCTTAAAACCTGGCTTTCGCGTAAAGGATTTGATGTCGTTTCTGTCAGTGAGGTCGGGAAAGCGGAAAAATATCTGGCGGAAAATAAAGTATCGCTTATTCTTTCGGATCTACGATTACCCGACAGGGATGGCATCGAATTATTGGTCTGGATACGTGAAAATGATTTGGATATTCCGTTAATCGTTATGACGGGTTATGCCGGTATTCAGTCGGCAGTACAGGCGATGAAGTTGGGTGCCGTGGATTATGTAGAAAAACCGATGAACCCGGATGCGTTATTAAAAAAGATAGAAGATGCTCTGAACCCGGTTGCAAATGATAAGAATGCACCCCGGGAAAAAAGAAAAGAAAAGAACAGCCGTAAACAAGCATTGACTTCAGCGAATTATTTAGAAGGAGAAAGTGAAGCGGCAAAACAATTATATAATTATGTCCGTTTGGTTGCTCCTACTTCGATGTCGGTGCTTATAAACGGTGCTAGCGGAACCGGGAAAGAATATGTTGCCCGACAAATTCATTATTTGAGTAAGCGTTCTGATAAACCTTTTGTCGCTATAGATTGCGGTGCGATCCCGCGTGATCTTGCCGCATCGGAATTCTTCGGTCATAAAAAAGGTTCGTTTACGGGAGCCCTTTCCGATAAAATCGGGGCGTTTGAAGCAGCGGACGGAGGCACTATTTTTTTGGATGAAGTGGGTAATCTGAATTATGATACACAGATACAGCTACTTCGGGTTCTGCAGGAAAGAAAAATAAGGCCGGTGGGTTCCAATACAGAAATACCTGTTGATGTAAGGTTGATAAGCGCGACTAATGAAAATTTGCAGGATGCGATGGAAAAAGGTAACTTCAGAGATGACCTTTATCATCGGATCAATGAATTTACTATTCGTATGCCGCAGCTTTGTGAAAGAAAAGAAGATATATTACTGTTCGCTGATTTTTTTCTGGACAGGGCGAATAAAGAATTAGGTAAAGATGTTTCCGGATTTGAAGATAAGGCTTTGCAAAAAATTCGTACATATAGTTGGCCCGGTAATCTGAGACAAATGAAAAATGTGATTAAAAGAGCAACTTTGTTAACTAGCGGACGCTATATCACATCCGATGAATTAGATATCGATATTGTGCAGGAATCTGATGTACCGGATATTATGCCGTTGAGAAACGTGGCGACAGAACGTGAACGTATAATAGAAGCGTTACAACGTACGGGCAACAATAAAAGTAAAGCTGCCGAGCTTTTGCAGATTGACAGGAAGACATTGTACAATAAACTTAAATTGTACCATATTGAAGAATGACTTTATGTTATAGTGTGGAATTTTTCCACACTATTTTTTTTAATTCCCCATTATTCTACAAAATTCCCCATTCCATAGTTTAATAGTTATTTTTTAAGTGCTTTATTTATAGTGCTTTATTTAAATGTGTTTATTCTGGCATCACTTTTGGTCTTATATTATCAGAAGTGAAGTTGAACAGTCTTAAAAAAACGATTATGAAAAAGTTAGCATTATCAGTAGCTGTGTTTATGATGGCATTAGGCGGAGTGATGAATTTATCAGCTCAGGAACCGACCAGTTCAGAGCCTACCAAAGAAGAAAAGAAAGATAGCGTTCCGAGTCAGGAGCCGAAGAAAGATACATCCGTTTCATTTGCCCTGATGGATGAGCCTGTTTCTTCCGAACCGAAAGAAGAAAAGAAAGATAGCGTTCCGAGTCAGGAGCCGAAAAAAGATGCATCCGTTTCTTTTGCCCTGATGGATGAGCCTGCTTCCTCAGAACCGAAAGAAGAAAAGAAAGATAGCGTTCCGAGCCAGGAGCCGAAGAAAGATGCATTCGTTTCGTTTGCTCTGATGGATGAGCCAACCTCTACCGAACCGAAAGAAGAAAAGAAAGATAGCATTCCGAGCCAGGAGCCGAAAAAAGATGCATCCGTTTCATTTGCCCTGATGGATGAGCCTGCTTCCTCAGAACCTAAAGAAGAAAAAACGGATACGGTTCCACCCACTCAGAAATCAGATAAAGCCGTTTCTGAATATGGAATAGCATAAAAAATAACTTGACAATCAATTTCGTGAGAAATAAATTCTATATTCTTGTTTTGCAACACCTTGCTTCTCAACCTTCTATCACCCACTATCTATTCCCAATTAGTTGAGAAGCGGAGGCTATCTACAGAAAGCCTCTTAATAAGTGATTTTGAGAATCTCTGGCGATTGGTTCGTCGGAGATTTTTTTATGCAGCCTTTAAAAAGTGAATTATTTATTTGTGAATTAAATAATAATGAATATATTTGTGATATTAAAATGATATCAAAATAAATATTATGAAAGAACAAGAATTTGAATTTAAAGGATTTGTTGCCAATGGCTTCTTTATGCTGTTTTTTAATTTATTGTTTACTGCAGCGGGTATTGCTTCGTTCTCTTACTATGGTAGGTTCGGGGATTGGTGTATAATAATAGGGATAGTTATACTTATTGCAACTATTTTTATATGGAGAGGCATTATGAAACTGGAACCTAATGAGGCGCGTGCCATGGTTTTTTTTGGTAGTTATAAAGGTACGTTCCGGAAAACCGGGTTCTTTTGGGTTAATCCGTTTTTAGAGAAAAAGAAATTGTCATTTCGAGCCCGTAATTTAAATGTAGAACCTATAAAGGTGAATGATAAGGTGGGAAATCCTATTCTTATAGGTCTTGTACT
This region of Barnesiella propionica genomic DNA includes:
- a CDS encoding sigma-54-dependent transcriptional regulator yields the protein MNKILIVEDDITYAKMLKTWLSRKGFDVVSVSEVGKAEKYLAENKVSLILSDLRLPDRDGIELLVWIRENDLDIPLIVMTGYAGIQSAVQAMKLGAVDYVEKPMNPDALLKKIEDALNPVANDKNAPREKRKEKNSRKQALTSANYLEGESEAAKQLYNYVRLVAPTSMSVLINGASGTGKEYVARQIHYLSKRSDKPFVAIDCGAIPRDLAASEFFGHKKGSFTGALSDKIGAFEAADGGTIFLDEVGNLNYDTQIQLLRVLQERKIRPVGSNTEIPVDVRLISATNENLQDAMEKGNFRDDLYHRINEFTIRMPQLCERKEDILLFADFFLDRANKELGKDVSGFEDKALQKIRTYSWPGNLRQMKNVIKRATLLTSGRYITSDELDIDIVQESDVPDIMPLRNVATERERIIEALQRTGNNKSKAAELLQIDRKTLYNKLKLYHIEE